Proteins encoded together in one Lysinibacillus sp. FSL K6-0232 window:
- a CDS encoding amidohydrolase, whose translation MATLWTGGKIYTMAQAGGTVEAVLVEDGKIIATGSAASLSSQATAIQHLQGNVMYPGFVDSHLHIIGYGEKLKHIDVSTITSKEALLAKLQEPMSNALPHEWVTAIGFNENQFESPIFPTLAELDALGGAHLIIKRSCHHLILANSKALAFAGITADTPSPEGGVIEKVDGRLTGVLKDEALYLMVNHMPHITPAYIEDALTKAIASLQSYGLVGGHSEDLSYFGPPSQPIQAYRKIVEQQQSFKVHLLQHHTVFEEVAKMNQASSPYVEFGAMKIFIDGAFGGRTAALRQPYCDDPHHAGMLIHTKEQLVDYVQLARQYGQAVAVHAIGDLAVELILDVFAAYPPLAGQLDRVIHCSLVDSAILARLATLPVAVDMQPQFVQGEYEAELAKLGEERAQGLHPLKSLLDHGLIVAGGSDAPVEIPNPLYGIYAAVTRCNIGETHDGYNPQEKISRFEAVQLYTVGAAAIINQHHVRGKIMEGYTADFTILKDDIFTVAIEQLPFIQVASTVVDGRIAYESRCED comes from the coding sequence GTGGCTACATTATGGACTGGTGGGAAAATTTATACAATGGCTCAAGCTGGTGGCACAGTGGAGGCGGTTCTTGTTGAGGATGGCAAAATTATAGCAACGGGCTCTGCAGCAAGCTTGTCATCCCAAGCGACTGCGATTCAGCATTTACAGGGCAATGTCATGTATCCAGGCTTTGTAGATAGTCATTTACATATTATTGGCTATGGTGAAAAGCTAAAGCATATTGATGTATCCACTATCACAAGCAAGGAGGCTTTACTGGCTAAGCTACAAGAGCCAATGTCGAATGCCTTGCCGCATGAGTGGGTCACTGCTATTGGCTTCAATGAAAATCAATTTGAAAGCCCCATTTTTCCGACATTGGCGGAGCTAGATGCACTTGGTGGTGCACATTTAATTATTAAACGTAGCTGTCATCATTTAATTTTAGCCAATTCCAAGGCACTCGCCTTTGCGGGAATTACAGCCGATACACCTTCACCAGAGGGTGGTGTAATTGAGAAAGTAGACGGTAGGCTAACAGGTGTATTAAAGGACGAGGCTTTATATTTAATGGTGAATCATATGCCACATATTACACCTGCCTATATTGAGGATGCCTTAACAAAGGCTATTGCTTCCTTGCAGTCCTATGGTTTAGTCGGCGGGCATTCTGAGGATTTAAGCTATTTTGGACCACCAAGCCAGCCGATTCAGGCTTATCGCAAAATTGTCGAGCAGCAGCAATCCTTTAAGGTGCATTTATTACAGCATCATACGGTGTTTGAAGAGGTAGCCAAGATGAATCAAGCCTCTTCGCCATATGTGGAATTTGGCGCAATGAAAATTTTTATAGATGGCGCATTTGGTGGGCGAACGGCTGCCTTGCGTCAGCCCTATTGTGATGACCCTCATCATGCAGGAATGCTTATTCATACAAAGGAGCAATTAGTGGACTATGTGCAGCTTGCTCGTCAATATGGACAAGCTGTTGCTGTGCATGCTATTGGTGATTTAGCGGTGGAGCTTATATTGGACGTTTTTGCCGCATATCCACCATTGGCAGGGCAGTTGGATCGAGTGATTCATTGTAGCTTGGTGGATAGCGCTATTTTAGCTAGGCTTGCTACCTTACCTGTGGCAGTTGATATGCAGCCGCAATTTGTGCAGGGCGAGTATGAGGCGGAGCTGGCAAAGCTTGGGGAGGAGCGGGCACAGGGCTTGCATCCATTAAAGTCCCTGCTTGATCATGGGCTTATTGTAGCAGGTGGCAGTGATGCACCAGTGGAAATACCGAATCCGCTTTATGGTATTTATGCGGCTGTGACACGATGCAATATTGGGGAAACACATGATGGCTACAATCCACAGGAAAAAATTTCACGCTTTGAGGCAGTGCAATTGTATACAGTAGGAGCGGCAGCTATTATTAATCAACACCATGTTCGTGGTAAAATTATGGAGGGCTATACAGCAGACTTCACGATTTTAAAGGATGATATTTTTACGGTGGCAATTGAGCAGCTACCATTTATACAAGTTGCTTCTACAGTTGTGGATGGGCGTATTGCCTATGAAAGTCGTTGCGAGGATTAA
- a CDS encoding glycerophosphodiester phosphodiesterase: MHQAGQVMQQALRNIYNYCLDYVQVFALIRIFQFLCIIPVTSIALKLMLRITGYTHITEQNWQSFVAHPLVIAMICLLILLFLLFIYYEMGFLFLMAFHQQRGMRYRFFPLWQQLNRKVIYFCSIQVVFLIGYIALLLPLASFLLPLTLTQTIALPQFLTEEMMSSRAGRLAYTVVASIAVIIGIRSILTLPIFTIQPNISIFRSLVQSWRFSKRGLFELVVLLAMLLAGHLFVMLGITVISLFPLYLIERIMPSAALVTAGLTLAFLEIVFVVLFSLLQAMFSQIMVAITYNTPVLGKVSMAVRHRNRYYKLLFVISCIIFSVLSVMNIQSLEKSVYAPDTKIIAHRGYVAGNVENTISGIVSAANAGADLIEIDIQQTADGKFVVFHDRTLRRLAGKSGVIANMTLSELQTLTIHQNGYSDKIASLEDCIEIAKALDVALLIELKVHGQETEDILPQLVETLRKYKVLDTYYVQSADGQKMMQLKKLVPHLRVGIVYALNIGPMEEQVDFIALEASWVTEPLIEELKQRPMDLFVWTLNDDRSLQIFMEKNISGIITDHPDIARELRAKQSKHQYFLQRVLHRLRFIF; this comes from the coding sequence GTGCATCAGGCAGGACAAGTAATGCAACAGGCACTACGTAATATTTATAACTACTGCTTAGATTATGTACAGGTGTTTGCATTGATTCGAATTTTCCAGTTTTTATGTATCATCCCTGTCACATCTATTGCCTTAAAGCTTATGCTACGCATTACAGGCTATACACATATAACAGAGCAAAACTGGCAAAGCTTTGTGGCACATCCTTTGGTGATTGCTATGATTTGCCTGTTAATTTTGCTATTTTTATTATTTATTTATTATGAAATGGGCTTTTTATTTTTAATGGCCTTTCATCAGCAAAGAGGTATGCGTTATCGCTTTTTTCCTTTATGGCAGCAGCTTAATCGAAAGGTTATTTACTTTTGCAGTATTCAAGTAGTGTTTTTAATTGGATACATTGCGCTTTTATTGCCACTAGCATCCTTTCTGTTGCCACTCACCTTAACCCAAACGATTGCCCTTCCACAGTTTTTAACAGAAGAAATGATGAGCAGCCGAGCGGGCAGGTTAGCCTATACAGTGGTGGCAAGTATTGCTGTGATAATCGGTATTCGCAGTATTTTAACATTGCCGATTTTTACCATTCAGCCTAATATTTCAATTTTCCGCTCCCTTGTGCAAAGCTGGCGTTTTTCCAAGCGAGGCTTATTTGAATTGGTAGTGCTATTAGCGATGCTACTAGCAGGTCATTTATTTGTGATGCTCGGTATAACGGTGATTAGCCTGTTTCCGCTTTATTTGATAGAGCGTATCATGCCAAGTGCTGCCCTTGTTACGGCTGGGCTGACGCTGGCATTTTTAGAGATCGTCTTTGTCGTGCTGTTTAGCTTATTGCAGGCAATGTTTTCACAGATAATGGTAGCCATCACCTATAATACGCCCGTTTTAGGGAAGGTTTCCATGGCTGTGCGGCACAGAAATCGCTACTATAAGCTATTGTTTGTCATAAGCTGTATTATTTTTAGCGTATTAAGTGTGATGAATATCCAGTCATTGGAGAAAAGTGTTTATGCACCTGATACAAAAATTATTGCACATCGTGGCTATGTCGCAGGCAATGTGGAAAATACGATTAGCGGCATCGTGAGCGCTGCTAATGCAGGGGCAGATTTAATTGAAATTGATATTCAGCAAACCGCTGATGGGAAGTTTGTCGTATTCCATGACCGCACATTGCGCCGACTTGCTGGTAAAAGTGGTGTGATTGCCAATATGACGCTTAGCGAATTACAGACATTAACCATCCATCAAAATGGCTATAGCGATAAAATTGCCTCCTTAGAGGATTGTATTGAAATTGCTAAGGCGTTGGATGTGGCATTGTTAATTGAATTAAAGGTGCATGGTCAGGAAACGGAAGATATTTTGCCGCAATTAGTGGAAACATTGCGCAAATATAAGGTGCTGGACACCTACTATGTGCAGTCGGCTGATGGGCAGAAAATGATGCAATTAAAAAAGCTTGTGCCGCATCTGCGGGTCGGCATTGTTTATGCGTTGAATATCGGACCGATGGAGGAGCAGGTTGATTTTATTGCATTAGAGGCATCATGGGTAACGGAGCCGTTAATTGAGGAGCTGAAGCAGCGCCCGATGGATTTATTTGTCTGGACATTAAATGATGATCGGTCATTACAAATATTTATGGAGAAAAATATTAGCGGCATTATTACTGACCATCCTGATATTGCTCGTGAGCTACGAGCAAAGCAAAGCAAGCATCAATACTTTCTGCAGCGAGTCCTCCATCGCCTACGCTTTATTTTTTAG
- a CDS encoding stalk domain-containing protein yields MKMTKVVPFALTALLVGGAIGAPAAAANEGEAVVTNAENSEQQVQPVFIQVTGTVENVEVRENATYYTVVDGDNTNIMVVTNESLVFDNTGKEVKLQKGDNVSFYSYAKKPMLAIYPPQYHPEVIIVETAEMGTVEVDFFNKELIDTENYVKLTIGQDTKLQSASGKAVKAEDLAGQHLVAFYTVATMSIPAQTSPSKVIVLDQIEQDEPAAIPAAVQDIINKDSYEVDGTTMVPLRAIAEELGFTVKATATGAIISKGALSYTITRGQKEYGYNKALRHFNVAPALLEPSKTYVSVEFIEELVK; encoded by the coding sequence ATGAAAATGACGAAAGTCGTACCATTTGCTCTAACAGCATTATTAGTAGGGGGCGCGATTGGAGCTCCAGCTGCAGCAGCAAACGAAGGAGAGGCTGTTGTGACGAACGCAGAAAATAGTGAGCAACAAGTGCAGCCAGTTTTTATTCAAGTAACAGGTACAGTGGAAAATGTAGAGGTACGTGAAAACGCAACCTACTATACAGTGGTTGACGGTGACAATACCAATATAATGGTTGTAACAAACGAGTCATTAGTGTTCGATAACACAGGAAAAGAAGTTAAGCTGCAAAAAGGAGATAACGTATCGTTTTATTCCTATGCGAAAAAGCCTATGCTTGCGATTTATCCGCCACAATACCATCCAGAAGTTATTATTGTGGAAACAGCAGAAATGGGCACTGTAGAAGTGGATTTCTTCAATAAAGAATTGATCGATACAGAAAACTATGTCAAATTAACAATTGGTCAGGATACAAAGCTACAAAGTGCTTCTGGCAAAGCAGTAAAGGCTGAGGATTTAGCAGGACAGCATTTAGTTGCATTCTACACAGTGGCAACAATGAGCATTCCAGCACAAACATCCCCTTCAAAGGTCATTGTGTTAGATCAAATAGAGCAGGATGAGCCCGCTGCAATTCCAGCAGCTGTGCAAGACATCATCAACAAGGATTCCTATGAAGTGGATGGCACAACAATGGTGCCGCTACGAGCAATTGCAGAGGAGCTTGGCTTTACAGTAAAAGCAACCGCAACAGGAGCGATTATTTCTAAAGGCGCACTATCGTATACGATTACACGTGGGCAAAAGGAATATGGCTACAATAAAGCACTGCGCCACTTCAATGTAGCACCAGCTTTATTAGAGCCTTCAAAAACATATGTATCTGTTGAATTTATTGAGGAATTAGTAAAATAA
- a CDS encoding sodium:solute symporter family protein, which yields MLSIIFIVVFFVIVFAINAKNFGVKSFEEYATARGSFGVLAISLAVFSTWYVGATFTAFAGYSVGYGFIGLYVLTYATLTMLSMYLVAEKTYIWGKKYHIGTQAELMDLRYKSSMVRLVVGIAGIVFTAPWLLMEWITQGVIFNYATNGLISPVVGMLIGIVVVLAYVSLGGMKSVITANIFQGAFMFFVGTGVMLYMIFKFSGGIAAGMDSLVANHPETLTFPGPGWELPTAFWTSIIVTSGLGGFMWPWVYNKLFASDSIRSIKQSALIAPIIGAIFYVIFQLLGNVLYMNDTARNKPEEAYMWAAGEIGPVVLALMSTVIMATSIATVSGIIQAMSTSISRDVATVINKDISEKTAMKIARISVFIIGAICAVLATVDVGALINIALLSYQGIIMIFPVVILGLYWKRANKEGALAGMIIGTIVSMTLTVTEPALIANLGWSAGVYGLITTTVIMLIAGYAKPVEAHVEDLWNDIETARSNKKSVPLNAIDPALANTNLKNE from the coding sequence ATGCTATCGATAATCTTTATTGTTGTGTTCTTTGTTATTGTGTTTGCGATTAATGCGAAAAATTTTGGTGTTAAATCCTTTGAGGAATACGCAACAGCACGAGGCAGCTTTGGGGTGCTGGCGATTTCATTAGCTGTATTTTCTACATGGTATGTAGGCGCTACCTTTACAGCATTTGCAGGATACTCGGTTGGCTATGGCTTTATTGGACTGTATGTACTGACCTATGCAACATTAACAATGCTTTCCATGTACCTAGTTGCCGAGAAAACATATATTTGGGGGAAAAAATATCATATTGGCACTCAAGCAGAGCTAATGGATTTGCGCTATAAAAGCAGTATGGTGCGTTTAGTGGTGGGGATTGCGGGCATTGTCTTTACAGCGCCTTGGCTATTGATGGAATGGATTACACAGGGCGTTATTTTTAACTACGCTACAAATGGTTTAATCAGTCCTGTTGTTGGTATGCTAATTGGCATTGTGGTCGTGCTTGCCTATGTGTCCTTAGGTGGTATGAAATCAGTAATTACAGCGAATATTTTCCAAGGTGCATTTATGTTTTTTGTTGGCACTGGCGTTATGCTCTATATGATTTTTAAATTTTCGGGTGGTATTGCGGCAGGGATGGATTCCTTAGTGGCGAATCACCCAGAAACATTAACATTCCCGGGACCAGGCTGGGAGTTGCCTACCGCATTTTGGACGTCCATTATTGTGACAAGTGGCTTGGGCGGCTTTATGTGGCCGTGGGTTTACAATAAATTATTTGCCTCAGATAGTATTCGCTCCATTAAGCAGTCTGCATTGATTGCACCGATTATTGGCGCAATATTCTATGTGATATTCCAATTATTAGGAAATGTGCTATATATGAATGACACTGCCCGAAATAAGCCTGAGGAAGCCTATATGTGGGCTGCTGGAGAAATTGGTCCAGTCGTACTTGCGCTTATGTCGACGGTTATTATGGCAACAAGTATTGCAACGGTAAGTGGTATTATTCAAGCGATGTCCACGTCCATTTCTCGTGATGTAGCGACGGTGATTAACAAGGATATTTCTGAAAAAACAGCGATGAAAATAGCGAGAATTTCAGTGTTTATTATTGGTGCAATATGTGCTGTTCTTGCAACGGTTGATGTTGGCGCATTAATCAATATTGCCTTGCTATCCTACCAAGGGATTATTATGATTTTCCCTGTTGTGATTTTAGGGCTTTATTGGAAGCGTGCCAACAAGGAAGGTGCTCTTGCAGGAATGATTATTGGCACAATTGTTTCCATGACATTAACGGTAACGGAGCCTGCATTGATTGCAAATTTAGGCTGGTCTGCTGGTGTTTATGGACTTATTACCACAACGGTTATTATGCTTATTGCTGGCTATGCAAAGCCTGTCGAGGCACATGTGGAAGACCTATGGAACGATATTGAAACAGCCAGAAGCAATAAAAAATCTGTACCACTCAATGCTATTGACCCTGCATTGGCAAATACGAACCTAAAAAACGAGTAA